CTCAGTGGCATAGCGTTTATATTCAGGAGCTTGATCGCCCACTTTTTCTTTGAGTGTCGCCAACATATTTTGCATATTGGCTCGCTGACGCTCTAAGTTATTAACTTGCTCTGCATATATTCCCATCGCAGCATCAAGCTCTTTTTGCTTTTCAGCTACTCGTTTAAGGTATAAATCCCCCACACCTTGTTCAGTAAACGCCTTTTCACTCTCAACGCTGTATTTTGATAGACCTTGTAAGGAAATAACCTGTTGTTTAAGTTCCTCAATTTTCTCCAATTGCGCGTTAATGCCCGATGAAACTTTGCTTAAATTCGCCACTAACGTGGCATTGCTCATTTTGTTTAACGCTTCTGTTGATGTATCAAGGGAATGAGCAAATTCAATCGATTCGAGTTTGGCTTGTTTGACATTTTCGCTGTATTCATACAATCCCATGCCCAATGCCGCCACACCAGTCAACACTAATCCAATAGGGCCACCCGCTAATCCCATAACACTGTTAAGTGCTCGCCCCGCCACCGTTGATTGACGCCGAGCGGTCGTTAATGCACGTTGAGCAACATTTTCGGCGGTTAATGCCTGTGTATAATTTAGCGAGGCTGTTCTTGCGAGTGATTTTGTGGCGATAAGGTTATCGAGTGCGATTTTTTCCGCGTTAGTGCCTCTAGCAACTTGATATTCCATTTTGGCTCTATTGAGCGCCGATGTAGCGGCTTCTTTATCCGCCCATGCCTTCCTCATGGCACTGGTTGCTGTCACACTGTTTGCCTGCGCACTCTGTAATGTGGCTTTCGCCTCATTCAATGTTGCCTGATTTTTCAGATAAGTGGCTTTCGTCCATTGAGAGAGTTTTGCTACCAATGCCGTGACGGCGATCCCTTCAACTACTTTAGCGACTAACGATAGATTATCGGCAAGAGTGGTCATCCCTGTGGTAAAAAGCTGAGTCGCCCCTGTACCTTGATTCGCTTCACCGATAAATTTTGTCATCGCCGATTGAAGGTTAGTGAAACCTTGGCTAACCGTTGTCACGCTGGTAGCAAATTTTTTATCCACACTGTCGGCTGCACGTTCTAAGGCTTGAATGACCTTCTCAATCGTCATTTCACCGTCTTGGGCTTTCTTCCTTAGTTCACCCACACTAACACCCATTCCGTCAGCGATGGCTTTCGCTAACGCAGGGGTTTGCTCCATCACTGAATTTAGCTCTTCCCCACGTAACTGACCCGAGGCTAATGCTTGACCAAATTGGGTTAATGCCGCTTGGGCTGCGGTTGCACTCGCTCCTGAAATCGCCACGGCTTTTGAAACGGTTTCAGTGAGTTCAGCCACTTTTTGCTGACTTAAGCCTAAGCGATCGGCATTATCTGCAAAACGTTGATAAACCTGTGCTGTGGCATCCAATGATTGATAGGTTTTTTGGGCAATATCATAGACCGCTTGTGTGGCTTTATTTAACTCGACAGAACTTTCTGTCACCAGTTTTAAGCGGTTCTGTAATTCCGTCCAACTATCAGCATAATTAATGACTTGATGAATGGATAATGCACTTGCGGTAACACTCGCAAAACGGGCAAAAAGCGCCGAAGATTTTGCGGTTTGCGATACCATTCGCTCTTGTTGTACGGTGATAGCTTGAAGACTGACGCGAATACTTTGCCCAAATTGTTCTGTTTGGCGCTGGCTACGGTTGATCGCATTGGTGAAATTTGCCGTATTCAGCGTCAAATCAATATTTAATCTACCTAATGCTCCCGCCATAAATTCAATCCTTGGTATGAACACTACAAAAGCAAACTTTCACCCTGAATAAATGCAATATTCCTTGTTATTTGCTATTGATTTAATTATTGATAAACTGAAATTTCGAATAATAGAGGGGGTTTTATGAGACTTATTCTGGCGTTATTACTACCTTGGTTACAATTTTTCACGATTGGTCGCCCATTTGCTGGCATCTTCTGCCTTATCCTACAAATCACCTTAATTGGCTGGATCCCTGCGGCTATCTGGTCGGTTTATGCCCTTTCTCAATACAATACGGATAAAAAAATTGAGAAAATGTCTCGCGGTGGTTAACGATTAAGCCCCACGGATGTGGGGCTATCGATTAGCTAATACACTCTCAGTGACGTTATCCCACACTTCTTCTTCCGTAATTTTCTTCTTCCACATCGGCATAAAATCCATCAATTCAGGCGGAGACGTTTTCGGATCACGATTTATCATCGCGAGAAGATGCGCCACTTGTGCCATCCGATAATCCTCTCGCCATAAACCAAAGGGCTGTTTGCGATAAAAAGCCTCATATTCACACAAGTGGCTTTCAGGCATTTGCTCGATTTCTGCGAGCGTTTTTCCCAATGCCAGCGACAATATCAATTGAAATTGTCGCCGTTCTCCAAGTTTTTTTCGCTATTCCCCGCTTCTGCTGTAAACACCGCATTAGAGAACCCTTGTCCTAAACGATTAAGACCTTTTAAGTCTTCTTCATTTTCTGCATCAAAAAGCAGTTCCCCTTTTTCATCACACAACTTAAAAGCCAACATTCTGGCGACATCATATTCATCGTAGACACGATTTATCGCCTCATTAAATTGTTCGGGATCGTCTTCGTCTAAATAAATGTCCTGCGCCTCAGCGAGCTTGATTTTAATTTGGCGAAGTTTGCGCTGAATGTAATTCATGGTGCCAACATCCAACTCTTTGACATAAAAGGTGTTGTCTAAATAGGTAAAAGGCGTCACTTTCAGTGCTTGGTTTAACACTAATTCTCGCAATAAAGCGTTAGACATAATCACTCCTAAGATTTTTTATCGAGAAGGGAGAAGAGAAATAATGAAAGAGGTGAATTAGGGGTTATTTCTTCGCATTCAAATAATCACGGCCAGACAATTTAATTGAGATCCCCGAATCCATCATTTGCCCTACACTGCCATCAATGTTCATGCCCGTTTCGACGGAGCCGTAATAAAACATGGAGCCCTCATCTCGTGTTAAGACCATTTTCACCGCAAATTTTTCTTTGCTGTTTTCATATTTACGCAAGAGTCGCTGCACATCACTGGAGCTATACCGTAAGAAAAAGGTCAATTTAATTGAGCCGTATTCCGTATCGCCGGATTCATATTCCTTGCCATCACTGCAAATGGTGGTGACATCGATTTGTTCAGTCGTTGAACCGTCTTTGCTGAAGCTTTTTACCGCACAAAAGTTATTAGACCATTGAATACGTTGTGCTTTGGCGTTTTGCAAAATCCGTGGGTAACGTTTTATCACTCCAATCCACTTCGTCGCACAGGGTCACTTTGTTGCCATCAACCTGTGCAACAGGAAAACGTCCATCTAACTCCCCGAATCCCGATAACATAATCATGTCATCGGCTTTCAGCTTATTATTGGCGATAGTAATAGTTGCGGGTGATAACGTCGCTTCCGTCACGGTCATCGCCTCTCCTAAGCCGGTTTGCACAAAGATCTTCGTGCCGAGGAAAGGCGTCGCTTTATGGTTTTTTTGACTTTGCCATATCCATTCCTTATTTATCTGATGAAATCATTAATTCAAGAACAAGCCGATGCAATTTGACATCGGCTTCATACCCAAAGACCGCATTCACCCGTTGTGCAAATGGGATCGCCTCGACAATCTTAGCCTCAATTTTTTTACGCAAGACCATAAGGGGTTGTGGCTGTGGCGCATACACATCAAGTTGCACACGATAGTTATCTAAATCCATATCCTCCAGCGCACTGTTAGGTGTGATGCTGGCGAACTGGATCACAATGGCGGGATAATGCCCTTTGCCTTCGGGTAATACCTGAAAAAAAACCCTTCCATCGACAAGCGGTGAAAGGGTCTCTTTTAATTGCTGTATCATGATCTCTACCTTGCTTTTTCAATATCCTCTTTGAGTGTTTGAACAATCACTTTAGCCGTCGCTTCCTTTTTCGCCTCAAAGCTGGGGCGCATAAACGGTTGTGCGGGCATCTTGGCGGTACCAAACTCAACAAACCACCAATAAAACGGATCATTTGGGTTCAATGCCGCACTTTTCCCCGTTGCTTGTTTAAAGGCAGACACTTTTTTACCCGATAATGATTTCACCCAAATACGCGTTTTGACTTGCCCATTGCGCTGCACTTTCGTTTTAGAACGAATATTGCGCTTGATGGTGCCTTTACGTCGATGAGGCACCGTTTCCTTAAGGATAGGCACTCGATGTTTGATTTCTTCTTTTAACGCCGAAGCGC
This genomic stretch from Proteus vulgaris harbors:
- a CDS encoding tail length tape measure protein yields the protein MAGALGRLNIDLTLNTANFTNAINRSQRQTEQFGQSIRVSLQAITVQQERMVSQTAKSSALFARFASVTASALSIHQVINYADSWTELQNRLKLVTESSVELNKATQAVYDIAQKTYQSLDATAQVYQRFADNADRLGLSQQKVAELTETVSKAVAISGASATAAQAALTQFGQALASGQLRGEELNSVMEQTPALAKAIADGMGVSVGELRKKAQDGEMTIEKVIQALERAADSVDKKFATSVTTVSQGFTNLQSAMTKFIGEANQGTGATQLFTTGMTTLADNLSLVAKVVEGIAVTALVAKLSQWTKATYLKNQATLNEAKATLQSAQANSVTATSAMRKAWADKEAATSALNRAKMEYQVARGTNAEKIALDNLIATKSLARTASLNYTQALTAENVAQRALTTARRQSTVAGRALNSVMGLAGGPIGLVLTGVAALGMGLYEYSENVKQAKLESIEFAHSLDTSTEALNKMSNATLVANLSKVSSGINAQLEKIEELKQQVISLQGLSKYSVESEKAFTEQGVGDLYLKRVAEKQKELDAAMGIYAEQVNNLERQRANMQNMLATLKEKVGDQAPEYKRYATELQNVDAVINSLKASLKSLGIEYESLIDITLQATNSQVNAATAIAKQIDESIEKSQRSVAKAQATGKALAKLNAEDVLASRKITPDMQGYDKALQAEIEAQLALQAKRTYKPSHKSTIDYAKQYTKILTELEEKQASLIADGQSIQLYGTTSSFNEYTSALADIKQNKDKFDAILKIDPNAIETIKEKAKAIDDLARANSVAQFAYDRGKEIEQMQFETTLIGKSRAEQEKLNALRQIDVLYQQASVDLGEKELANLQRNVELTKQQIEEELRKREAMKGDPMVGLKQGLSDFSESAMDVMENVRNVTTNALNNMSDALADFALTGKGSFKDFANAVISDITRMVMKMLVFKAIEAGGQAMGFDMGWMSKGHAYGGYTGHGGKFEPKGIVHGGEFVFTKEATAKLGVGNLYRLMHAAQGYASGGFVGAVAGRIPVTPQPTLARAGGVQMTVVNHITVTGNGDAVLAQAMKEAAQQGTEAGAQKAHAMMLQDFQSNGAARRTLGV
- a CDS encoding phage membrane protein; its protein translation is MRLILALLLPWLQFFTIGRPFAGIFCLILQITLIGWIPAAIWSVYALSQYNTDKKIEKMSRGG
- a CDS encoding phage protein, producing the protein MAQVAHLLAMINRDPKTSPPELMDFMPMWKKKITEEEVWDNVTESVLANR
- a CDS encoding phage protein, which translates into the protein MSNALLRELVLNQALKVTPFTYLDNTFYVKELDVGTMNYIQRKLRQIKIKLAEAQDIYLDEDDPEQFNEAINRVYDEYDVARMLAFKLCDEKGELLFDAENEEDLKGLNRLGQGFSNAVFTAEAGNSEKNLENGDNFN
- a CDS encoding phage protein, whose amino-acid sequence is MIKRYPRILQNAKAQRIQWSNNFCAVKSFSKDGSTTEQIDVTTICSDGKEYESGDTEYGSIKLTFFLRYSSSDVQRLLRKYENSKEKFAVKMVLTRDEGSMFYYGSVETGMNIDGSVGQMMDSGISIKLSGRDYLNAKK
- a CDS encoding phage protein → MTVTEATLSPATITIANNKLKADDMIMLSGFGELDGRFPVAQVDGNKVTLCDEVDWSDKTLPTDFAKRQSTTYSMV
- a CDS encoding phage protein, whose product is MIQQLKETLSPLVDGRVFFQVLPEGKGHYPAIVIQFASITPNSALEDMDLDNYRVQLDVYAPQPQPLMVLRKKIEAKIVEAIPFAQRVNAVFGYEADVKLHRLVLELMISSDK
- a CDS encoding phage protein — encoded protein: MGEIKISGLSELAQRMQDIARKTRNQSARKAMNAGASALKEEIKHRVPILKETVPHRRKGTIKRNIRSKTKVQRNGQVKTRIWVKSLSGKKVSAFKQATGKSAALNPNDPFYWWFVEFGTAKMPAQPFMRPSFEAKKEATAKVIVQTLKEDIEKAR